The Cellulomonas wangleii genome includes a region encoding these proteins:
- a CDS encoding Ig-like domain-containing protein has product MTWWDPRTWRRRPVTTVAAVVTVPALVLTLALMDRGFPLARVDLNDGGVWLTATGELRVGRYNVPVEELDGGLVTTGSTFDVHQDGGWVLLKELTAVSVVDPASVATTTQLATADTEVSMAAGRVAFVDRVGDTWVRPMGELDLLDLGDDAPDLQLGEGGAAVVARSGAVLAVAPQDGAVTLVPATQPVAPQRLGALGEVTVNAVTAVGDELVVLSGSTVRTLAGEVTVDDTDLVLQQPGPAARTVLLSGTSALWEVPLDGGAPRRHDTTGSGRPAAPVRVGDCAYAAWASAVGSSLRLCDGKDPVVEDLETMTAADRLEFRVNRGFVVLNETVGGRVWLPQEDTAVRVPDWADIVPEDEPEESEEDSETGDVTQEPVTECSEQSAPPVAVDDEYGVRAGRTRVLPVIDNDSSSDCGILVISVLDALPPDFGTVERIRGGRALQVHVLEGATGTAELRYTVTDGRGLNAPATATVRLTVSDGDAPPEQVRTSTLTVETGGRLVHGVLADFTDPDGDDLLLVGATADPAAGTARFRQDGVLTFAADGGALGRTTVAVQVSDGTNVVEGQVAVDVRAAGSVPPQIDPVHVVTYVGQEVEVRPLDAVRSASADPPRLAAVSDTVGATIVPDLQAGTFVFKAPRAQSYYVTFVVSAGPQQATGIARVDVREWPEQAQPPVAVRDLALLPAGGEVTIDPLANDEDPADNVLVLQSVTVPEGSGLQVAVLEHRYVQIRAGRTPDGPVVLGYDVSNGSATARGEIVVQPVPPSASSQPPVVPNVEATVRAGGVVTIPVLEGASDPDGDRLTVLRELPEPLAAGDGLLFVSGDVLRYQAPDRALTARATFAVQDTAGNVTAATVTVRVHESDPATKSPPRPKDVDARVFDGDRVRIPVPLVGIDDDGDGVTLLGQASAPSLGRVVEVGPDWIEYEADPDSRGTDTFTYAVEDWVGQRAVARVRVGIAPRPSGVSEVVAVDDAVTLRPGQRVEVRVLANDIDSTSRELRLESIEPPEGVVAEIQGRRIVVTAPSTPGVVPIPYLVTNDGGGRDYGVLTVTVTDDAPVLPPVARDVLVPAIDTLGRTEVSVDVLAVAQNPSGPLSDLEVSVPSSHADVARVTADGDVVVTLVDHAQNVPYRLVNRTSPDADAYAFITVPALGFFPPQLRPRAPELRVASGEQLVIPLAEHVQVAPGREPTIADPTQVTAPRSDGAELVQDAGTLVFRSAPGYAGPASISVPVTDRTGPTDATARTTLLTLQITVYAVDDHPPTFDGATIEVEPGEAAKRVELLALTRGPEQAEGSASPADRYGYRMVSGTPAGFAVSLVGSQLQVSADTDTPKGTTGRLELQVTYGRSGVLDVAVDLRVVASTRRTATVQNFVVDDGAQGRDSTVRVLENAVNPFPEKGPLTVVGAVVETAGAGTAGASADSVTIRPDSDFIGQMVVRFRVRDVTGDPGREVEGRITVRVSGVPLAPVPPRIGEIRDRTVVLSWTAPDNRGEPITEYRVTASPGGITRSCVSTTCTVDGLTNDVEYTFTVAARNRIGWSEESPASAPARPDAVPEVPAAPRLVFGDQSVTATWEAPASVGSAVSSYTLEISPAPESGPVSRTTTATSYTFDRLRNGVAYAVRVRAHNKAPEPSGWSMWSATEVPAGVPDAPDGLVATRENTPLGGQISVAWGDTRPNGDAIQGYQLVISGGSGGGTFALSADARSYPFVGAANGVEYTFELRARNKAGLGAPAVARSMTFGVPEGVTGVVARGAVGGDPGNGSVDVTWSRAGDRGSPVTDYRVKVTVNGNVSESSVGTGTSTSVSGLRGGDPVTIQVQACNAAGCGDWSAAVRADPTPVTRPTGVSGLGEPVPAWNGDRQVTSVSASWTAVTWGGSDGSYRVEFYVDDRLTETQTVTGTSAASSAGMPSFNIVNRRATFRVVVTPVNRAGEGGRAASEVRVTRASAPDDVRGGFGLTVAADGSTVSATWSPPDDGGAGIIGYDVEVAVNGTWRSLGRVAQASLQGAVLQTPAPADSRVSVRVKAVNEIGSSSRWGESQQVTVPAAPAPPDPGDGG; this is encoded by the coding sequence GTGACGTGGTGGGACCCCCGCACGTGGCGCCGGCGCCCGGTGACCACGGTCGCGGCGGTCGTCACCGTGCCGGCCCTGGTGCTCACCCTCGCGCTGATGGACCGCGGCTTCCCGCTGGCGCGGGTGGACCTCAACGACGGCGGTGTGTGGCTGACCGCCACCGGCGAGCTGCGCGTGGGCAGGTACAACGTGCCGGTCGAGGAGCTCGACGGCGGGCTGGTGACGACCGGCAGCACGTTCGACGTGCATCAGGACGGCGGCTGGGTGCTGCTGAAGGAGCTGACGGCGGTCTCCGTCGTCGACCCCGCGAGCGTCGCGACGACGACGCAGCTGGCGACGGCGGACACCGAGGTGTCAATGGCGGCGGGCCGCGTCGCGTTCGTCGACCGCGTGGGCGACACCTGGGTGCGGCCGATGGGCGAGCTGGACCTGCTGGACCTCGGCGACGACGCCCCGGACCTGCAGCTCGGCGAGGGCGGCGCCGCCGTGGTCGCCCGCAGCGGGGCCGTCCTCGCCGTCGCACCGCAGGACGGTGCGGTGACGCTCGTGCCCGCGACGCAGCCGGTGGCGCCGCAGCGGCTGGGCGCTCTCGGCGAGGTGACGGTCAACGCGGTCACGGCCGTCGGTGACGAGCTCGTCGTGCTGTCGGGCTCCACGGTCCGCACGCTGGCGGGCGAGGTCACGGTCGACGACACCGACCTCGTGCTGCAGCAGCCGGGACCGGCCGCCCGCACGGTGCTCCTGTCGGGCACGTCGGCGCTGTGGGAGGTCCCCCTCGACGGCGGCGCGCCGCGACGGCACGACACCACCGGATCCGGCCGGCCGGCCGCACCCGTCCGCGTCGGGGACTGCGCCTACGCCGCGTGGGCCTCGGCCGTCGGCTCCTCGCTGCGACTCTGCGACGGCAAGGACCCCGTCGTCGAGGACCTCGAGACCATGACCGCGGCCGACCGGCTCGAGTTCCGGGTGAACCGCGGGTTCGTGGTGCTCAACGAGACCGTCGGGGGACGCGTGTGGCTGCCGCAGGAGGACACCGCGGTCCGCGTCCCGGACTGGGCGGACATCGTCCCGGAGGACGAGCCCGAGGAGTCCGAGGAGGACTCCGAGACCGGCGACGTCACCCAGGAGCCCGTGACGGAGTGCAGCGAGCAGAGCGCGCCGCCCGTCGCCGTGGACGACGAGTACGGCGTCCGGGCCGGGCGCACGCGCGTCCTGCCGGTCATCGACAACGACTCGTCGTCCGACTGCGGCATCCTCGTGATCTCCGTGCTCGACGCGCTGCCCCCCGACTTCGGCACGGTCGAGCGGATCCGCGGCGGGCGCGCGCTGCAGGTGCACGTCCTCGAGGGGGCCACCGGGACGGCGGAGCTGCGGTACACGGTCACCGACGGCCGCGGCCTCAACGCACCCGCGACGGCCACCGTGCGCCTCACCGTCAGCGACGGCGACGCGCCGCCGGAGCAGGTGCGCACGTCCACCCTCACGGTCGAGACCGGTGGCCGGCTCGTGCACGGCGTGCTCGCCGACTTCACGGACCCCGACGGTGACGACCTGCTGCTCGTGGGTGCCACCGCGGACCCGGCGGCCGGCACGGCCCGGTTCCGCCAGGACGGCGTGCTGACGTTCGCCGCGGACGGGGGCGCGCTCGGACGCACGACGGTGGCCGTGCAGGTCTCCGACGGCACGAACGTCGTCGAGGGCCAGGTGGCGGTCGACGTCCGCGCCGCCGGCTCGGTGCCGCCGCAGATCGACCCCGTGCACGTCGTGACGTACGTGGGGCAGGAGGTCGAGGTGCGCCCGCTCGACGCGGTGCGCTCCGCGTCGGCCGACCCGCCGCGCCTCGCCGCCGTGTCCGACACGGTCGGCGCGACGATCGTGCCGGACCTGCAGGCGGGCACGTTCGTGTTCAAGGCTCCCCGGGCCCAGTCGTACTACGTCACGTTCGTCGTCTCGGCGGGGCCCCAGCAGGCGACCGGGATCGCCCGGGTCGACGTGCGCGAGTGGCCGGAGCAGGCGCAGCCGCCCGTGGCGGTCCGTGACCTGGCCCTGCTGCCCGCGGGCGGCGAGGTCACGATCGACCCGTTGGCGAACGACGAGGACCCTGCCGACAACGTGCTGGTCCTGCAGTCCGTCACGGTCCCGGAGGGCTCCGGCCTGCAGGTAGCGGTGCTCGAGCACCGCTACGTGCAGATCCGGGCCGGGCGCACGCCCGACGGTCCGGTCGTCCTGGGGTACGACGTGTCCAACGGCTCGGCCACCGCCCGCGGCGAGATCGTCGTGCAGCCCGTGCCGCCGTCCGCCTCCTCCCAGCCGCCGGTGGTGCCGAACGTCGAGGCCACGGTGCGGGCCGGCGGCGTGGTGACGATCCCGGTGCTCGAGGGTGCGTCGGACCCCGACGGCGACCGGCTGACGGTGCTGCGCGAGCTGCCCGAGCCGCTCGCCGCGGGTGACGGACTGCTCTTCGTGTCCGGCGACGTGCTGCGGTACCAGGCGCCCGACCGGGCGCTCACCGCGCGGGCGACCTTCGCGGTGCAGGACACCGCGGGCAACGTGACCGCCGCCACCGTCACCGTCCGGGTGCACGAGTCGGACCCCGCGACCAAGTCCCCGCCGCGCCCCAAGGACGTCGACGCGCGGGTGTTCGACGGTGACAGGGTCCGCATCCCCGTGCCGCTGGTGGGCATCGACGACGACGGCGACGGCGTGACGCTGCTCGGGCAGGCGTCGGCACCGTCGCTGGGCCGGGTGGTCGAGGTCGGTCCCGACTGGATCGAGTACGAGGCGGACCCGGACTCGCGGGGGACCGACACGTTCACGTACGCCGTCGAGGACTGGGTCGGGCAGCGGGCCGTGGCCCGCGTGCGCGTCGGCATCGCGCCCCGTCCGTCCGGCGTGTCGGAGGTCGTCGCCGTGGACGACGCGGTGACGCTGCGCCCCGGGCAGCGGGTCGAGGTGCGCGTCCTGGCCAACGACATCGACTCGACGAGCCGCGAGCTGCGGCTGGAGTCGATCGAGCCGCCGGAGGGCGTGGTCGCCGAGATCCAGGGGCGACGGATCGTGGTCACCGCGCCGTCGACCCCGGGTGTGGTGCCGATCCCGTACCTCGTGACCAACGACGGCGGCGGGCGCGACTACGGCGTGCTCACGGTCACGGTGACCGACGACGCCCCCGTCCTGCCGCCCGTGGCGCGCGACGTCCTCGTGCCCGCCATCGACACGCTCGGCCGGACCGAGGTCTCCGTGGACGTCCTGGCCGTGGCGCAGAACCCGTCCGGTCCGCTGTCCGACCTCGAGGTGTCGGTGCCCTCGTCGCACGCGGACGTCGCGCGGGTCACCGCCGACGGCGACGTGGTGGTCACGCTCGTGGACCACGCGCAGAACGTGCCGTACCGGCTGGTCAACCGCACGTCGCCGGACGCCGACGCGTACGCGTTCATCACGGTGCCCGCCCTCGGGTTCTTCCCGCCGCAGCTGCGCCCGCGCGCGCCCGAGCTGCGCGTGGCGAGCGGTGAGCAGCTGGTGATCCCGCTCGCCGAGCACGTCCAGGTCGCACCCGGCCGCGAGCCCACCATCGCCGACCCCACCCAGGTCACGGCGCCCCGCTCGGACGGCGCCGAGCTCGTGCAGGACGCCGGCACGCTGGTGTTCAGGTCGGCGCCCGGCTACGCGGGGCCGGCGTCGATCTCCGTCCCGGTGACCGACCGCACCGGACCGACGGACGCGACCGCGCGCACGACCCTGCTGACCCTGCAGATCACCGTCTACGCGGTCGACGACCACCCGCCGACGTTCGACGGTGCCACCATCGAGGTGGAGCCGGGGGAGGCCGCGAAGCGGGTCGAGCTGCTGGCGCTGACGCGCGGGCCCGAGCAGGCCGAGGGCTCGGCGAGCCCCGCGGACCGCTACGGCTACCGGATGGTCTCCGGGACGCCCGCGGGCTTCGCCGTGTCCCTCGTCGGCTCGCAGCTGCAGGTGTCCGCCGACACGGACACGCCCAAGGGCACCACCGGCCGGCTCGAGCTCCAGGTGACGTACGGGCGCAGCGGCGTCCTGGACGTGGCCGTGGACCTGCGGGTCGTCGCGAGCACGCGCCGGACCGCGACGGTGCAGAACTTCGTCGTCGACGACGGGGCACAGGGCCGGGACAGCACCGTGCGGGTGCTCGAGAACGCCGTGAACCCGTTCCCGGAGAAGGGTCCGCTGACGGTCGTCGGTGCCGTCGTCGAGACCGCGGGTGCCGGGACGGCCGGCGCCTCGGCGGACTCGGTGACGATCCGGCCCGACAGCGACTTCATCGGGCAGATGGTGGTGCGGTTCCGGGTGCGCGACGTGACCGGCGACCCCGGCCGCGAGGTCGAGGGCCGCATCACGGTCCGCGTCAGCGGGGTCCCGCTGGCACCCGTGCCACCGCGCATCGGGGAGATCCGGGACCGGACCGTGGTGCTGTCGTGGACCGCGCCCGACAACCGGGGCGAGCCGATCACGGAGTACCGCGTGACCGCGTCCCCGGGCGGGATCACCCGCAGCTGCGTCAGCACCACCTGCACCGTCGACGGGCTGACGAACGACGTCGAGTACACGTTCACGGTGGCTGCGCGCAACCGCATCGGGTGGTCGGAGGAGTCGCCGGCCTCGGCGCCCGCGCGGCCCGACGCCGTGCCCGAGGTCCCCGCCGCGCCGCGCCTCGTCTTCGGCGACCAGTCCGTCACCGCGACCTGGGAGGCCCCGGCCTCGGTCGGGTCCGCCGTCTCGAGCTACACCCTCGAGATCAGCCCGGCGCCCGAGTCGGGCCCCGTGAGCCGCACGACGACCGCGACGTCGTACACGTTCGACCGGCTGCGCAACGGCGTCGCGTACGCCGTGCGCGTGCGTGCCCACAACAAGGCGCCCGAGCCGAGCGGGTGGAGCATGTGGTCGGCGACGGAGGTCCCGGCCGGTGTGCCGGACGCGCCGGATGGTCTGGTCGCCACGCGCGAGAACACGCCGCTGGGCGGGCAGATCTCCGTGGCGTGGGGTGACACCCGGCCCAACGGCGACGCGATCCAGGGCTACCAGCTGGTCATCAGCGGCGGGTCGGGGGGTGGCACGTTCGCCCTGTCCGCCGACGCGCGCTCCTACCCGTTCGTCGGTGCGGCGAACGGCGTGGAGTACACGTTCGAGCTCCGGGCCCGCAACAAGGCGGGCCTCGGTGCGCCGGCCGTCGCACGTTCGATGACGTTCGGCGTGCCGGAGGGTGTGACGGGCGTCGTCGCGCGGGGCGCCGTCGGTGGCGACCCGGGCAACGGGTCCGTCGACGTCACCTGGTCCCGTGCCGGCGACCGCGGGTCGCCGGTCACGGACTACCGGGTCAAGGTCACCGTGAACGGGAACGTGAGCGAGAGCTCTGTGGGGACCGGCACATCGACCTCGGTGTCCGGCCTGCGCGGTGGTGACCCCGTCACTATCCAGGTCCAGGCCTGCAACGCCGCCGGGTGCGGTGACTGGAGCGCGGCGGTCCGCGCCGACCCGACACCGGTCACGCGCCCGACCGGTGTCAGCGGGCTGGGCGAGCCGGTGCCCGCGTGGAACGGCGACCGCCAGGTCACGTCGGTCAGCGCCTCGTGGACGGCCGTCACGTGGGGCGGCAGCGACGGCTCCTACCGCGTCGAGTTCTACGTCGACGACCGCCTCACCGAGACGCAGACGGTGACGGGCACCAGCGCAGCCTCGTCGGCGGGCATGCCCTCGTTCAACATCGTCAACCGCCGGGCCACCTTCCGGGTCGTCGTCACACCCGTCAACCGCGCCGGGGAGGGCGGGCGTGCGGCGAGCGAGGTGCGCGTCACGCGTGCCAGCGCGCCGGACGACGTCCGTGGCGGGTTCGGCCTGACCGTCGCCGCCGACGGCTCCACGGTGAGCGCGACCTGGTCACCGCCCGACGACGGTGGCGCCGGCATCATCGGCTACGACGTGGAGGTGGCCGTGAACGGCACGTGGCGGTCCCTCGGGCGCGTCGCGCAGGCGTCGCTGCAGGGTGCCGTGCTGCAGACGCCCGCACCCGCGGACTCCCGCGTCAGTGTCCGCGTCAAGGCCGTGAACGAGATCGGGTCGTCGTCGCGGTGGGGCGAGTCCCAGCAGGTCACCGTCCCCGCCGCCCCCGCCCCGCCCGATCCCGGGGACGGCGGATGA
- a CDS encoding PP2C family protein-serine/threonine phosphatase, which yields MNEDALLAYPPVFLVADGMGGHDAGDLASRIAVEEFAQLAGQPSASSDDVHACFARTSTRIRTEFTRGRQGGTTVSGVAVTEHDGGWYWLVFNVGDSRVYRWSDAALTQVSVDHSVVQELLDSGDLSPDAARRHPERHVLTRALGTGEPPEPDYWLLPAGADDRLLVCTDGLTRELADHEIGRVLASVDDPQEAAAMLVQEALERGGRDNVSAVVVDVATATAPEQTHATAPRSAPDLGPHLWDEMLNGATVPRRPAARPDPSLVPPATAADHVQEDPA from the coding sequence GTGAACGAGGACGCGCTCCTCGCGTACCCCCCGGTGTTCCTCGTCGCCGACGGCATGGGTGGGCACGACGCGGGCGACCTCGCCAGCAGGATCGCGGTCGAGGAGTTCGCCCAGCTCGCGGGTCAGCCGTCCGCGTCGTCCGACGACGTGCACGCCTGCTTCGCGCGCACGTCGACGCGCATCCGCACGGAGTTCACGCGCGGGCGCCAGGGTGGGACGACCGTCTCCGGGGTCGCGGTGACGGAGCACGACGGCGGCTGGTACTGGCTCGTGTTCAACGTGGGGGACTCGCGCGTGTACCGCTGGTCGGACGCCGCGCTGACGCAGGTGAGCGTCGACCACTCGGTCGTGCAGGAGCTGCTGGACTCGGGCGACCTGTCGCCCGACGCCGCGCGCCGGCACCCCGAGCGCCACGTGCTGACCCGTGCCCTGGGGACGGGCGAGCCCCCCGAGCCGGACTACTGGCTGCTGCCCGCCGGTGCCGACGACCGGCTGCTGGTCTGCACCGACGGCCTGACGCGCGAGCTCGCGGACCACGAGATCGGGCGCGTCCTGGCGTCCGTCGACGACCCGCAGGAGGCAGCGGCGATGCTCGTGCAGGAGGCCCTCGAGCGCGGCGGGCGCGACAACGTGAGCGCGGTCGTCGTCGACGTCGCCACCGCCACCGCGCCCGAGCAGACCCACGCCACCGCGCCGCGCTCGGCGCCCGACCTCGGGCCGCACCTGTGGGACGAGATGCTCAACGGCGCCACCGTGCCCCGTCGGCCGGCGGCACGTCCCGACCCCTCGCTCGTCCCGCCCGCGACCGCGGCCGACCACGTCCAGGAGGACCCCGCATGA
- a CDS encoding serine/threonine-protein kinase, with translation MTARREASAPPDLPGYEYVRVLGLGGFADVFLYRQHLPRRDVAVKVLLAGSLDDDVRQRFQTEANLMAQLSHHPSIVTIHHAAIAADGRPFLVMEYCSRPGLAERYRAERMPVPEVLRIGVRLASAVETAHRAGILHRDIKPANVLTTDFGWPALTDFGIAATTGPAAQTIGMSIPWSPPEMLAEHPGGDERSDVYALAATIYSLLAGRTPFELPGGNNSAQQLVARIERSPLPPVGRDDVPQQLQAVLERAMAKHPSRRHASAVAVARALQEVEAALRLPVTPLDLPDDPGGAAGDTRSDDDATRLRGVAVPGAAIGRRVDDEDATRARAVVVGRPTLVPPAPAPPAPPPVGVPVGPEPRRGARVAAAAAVVVVAAVGTVLVTTLGGADPTGPVAPTDSLAAPQTGPAAAPVPAPHSLAGTRAADGAVTFTWQNPDPQDGDRYLWGVLAVTGEPTLELVDQESVTVPADQGTGEVCIQVSIVRADRSASARPAQGCAP, from the coding sequence GTGACCGCTCGCCGTGAGGCGTCCGCGCCGCCGGACCTGCCGGGCTACGAGTACGTGCGCGTGCTCGGGCTCGGGGGCTTCGCCGACGTCTTCCTGTACCGCCAGCACCTGCCGCGCCGCGACGTGGCGGTGAAGGTGCTGCTCGCGGGCAGCCTCGACGACGACGTGCGCCAGCGGTTCCAGACCGAGGCCAACCTCATGGCGCAGCTGTCGCACCACCCCTCGATCGTCACGATCCACCACGCCGCCATCGCGGCCGACGGACGCCCGTTCCTCGTCATGGAGTACTGCTCGCGCCCCGGCCTGGCCGAGCGGTACCGCGCCGAGCGGATGCCCGTGCCCGAGGTCCTGCGCATCGGCGTGCGGCTCGCGTCCGCGGTGGAGACCGCGCACCGCGCGGGCATCCTGCACCGCGACATCAAGCCCGCCAACGTGCTGACCACCGACTTCGGGTGGCCCGCGCTCACCGACTTCGGCATCGCGGCGACCACCGGTCCGGCCGCGCAGACCATCGGCATGTCGATCCCGTGGTCGCCGCCCGAGATGCTGGCCGAGCACCCCGGCGGGGACGAGCGCTCGGACGTCTACGCGCTCGCGGCGACGATCTACTCGCTGCTCGCCGGTCGCACCCCGTTCGAGCTGCCGGGCGGCAACAACAGCGCGCAGCAGCTCGTGGCGCGCATCGAGCGCTCGCCGCTGCCGCCGGTGGGACGCGACGACGTCCCGCAGCAGCTCCAGGCGGTGCTCGAGCGGGCGATGGCGAAGCACCCGTCGCGCCGGCACGCGTCGGCGGTCGCGGTCGCCCGCGCCCTGCAGGAGGTGGAGGCGGCGCTCCGGCTGCCGGTGACGCCGCTCGACCTCCCCGACGACCCGGGCGGCGCTGCCGGCGACACGCGGTCCGACGACGACGCGACCCGCCTGCGCGGCGTCGCGGTCCCCGGCGCGGCCATCGGCCGCCGTGTCGACGACGAGGACGCGACCCGTGCGCGCGCCGTCGTGGTGGGTCGCCCCACGCTCGTGCCTCCCGCTCCCGCACCGCCGGCGCCGCCGCCGGTCGGGGTCCCGGTCGGCCCGGAGCCGCGCCGGGGTGCCCGGGTGGCCGCTGCCGCGGCCGTGGTCGTGGTCGCCGCGGTGGGCACGGTCCTGGTGACCACACTCGGGGGTGCGGACCCCACCGGGCCGGTCGCGCCCACCGACAGCCTGGCCGCGCCGCAGACCGGTCCGGCGGCGGCCCCGGTGCCCGCACCGCACTCGCTCGCCGGCACGCGCGCGGCGGACGGGGCGGTGACGTTCACGTGGCAGAATCCGGACCCGCAGGACGGGGACAGGTACCTGTGGGGCGTGCTCGCCGTGACCGGTGAGCCCACCCTGGAGCTGGTGGACCAGGAGAGCGTCACCGTCCCCGCCGACCAGGGGACGGGTGAGGTGTGCATCCAGGTGTCCATCGTGCGGGCGGACCGCTCCGCGAGCGCGCGTCCCGCGCAGGGGTGCGCGCCGTGA
- a CDS encoding FHA domain-containing protein: MTERAHHEYQDGRWTAVAGEGFLALVEPGAARRVVDGLWQVASAGGDVLGALGVVAADGFAALPGFAVVRTDDDGAVHAVLRGPLRLRLHGADGVQEVAAGEGAVWTEHRALGVAGLEVVVDAAVPGTADWWPFVGGVVRAAGLRSGRVDDRAQEVVDAVGTATHEQPVVAAAPPPEVTAAAPPTPVAEPERTEPEQTEPERTGPEQTEPVASEVRHVASVDVEPVDVEPVDVEPERVEAEHVEPTAVEAEPVVLAAVEPEPVVEPEPVAPEPVVEVVELEEPVSATDGPTGWSSFDAWPVAPAQEQPREPEPEPAAEIPWWPLTTAEPATATALDAPLTAASVGAATSGSEAGHVSLVSGRPDVLETAADDHDGMTILSSDLARLRDRLPAWSQDGASGPFPTPEPAPTAARLVLSTGLVVTLDRAVLLGRAPQVARVTNRELPRLVTVPSPNQDISRTHAEVRLEGEHVVVTDLDSTNGVHVSRRGEGVRRLHPGEPSVVGTDEVVDLGDGVTFTVERTA; this comes from the coding sequence ATGACCGAGCGCGCGCACCACGAGTACCAGGACGGCCGGTGGACCGCCGTCGCCGGTGAGGGGTTCCTCGCTCTGGTGGAGCCCGGCGCGGCACGTCGCGTGGTGGACGGGCTGTGGCAGGTGGCGAGCGCCGGCGGCGACGTCCTGGGTGCCCTCGGCGTGGTGGCGGCCGACGGCTTCGCCGCCCTGCCCGGGTTCGCCGTGGTGCGCACCGACGACGACGGTGCCGTGCACGCCGTGCTGCGAGGGCCGCTGCGGCTGCGCCTGCACGGTGCCGACGGCGTGCAGGAGGTCGCCGCCGGCGAGGGTGCCGTGTGGACCGAGCACCGCGCGCTCGGCGTGGCGGGTCTGGAGGTCGTGGTCGACGCCGCCGTGCCGGGCACGGCGGACTGGTGGCCGTTCGTGGGTGGCGTCGTGCGGGCTGCGGGCCTGCGGTCGGGCAGGGTCGACGACCGTGCCCAGGAGGTCGTCGACGCGGTCGGGACCGCCACGCACGAGCAGCCCGTCGTGGCGGCCGCGCCGCCGCCCGAGGTGACGGCGGCCGCCCCGCCCACGCCGGTCGCGGAGCCGGAGCGGACCGAGCCGGAGCAGACCGAGCCGGAGCGGACCGGGCCGGAGCAGACCGAGCCGGTGGCGTCCGAGGTTCGGCACGTCGCGTCCGTGGACGTCGAGCCCGTGGACGTCGAGCCCGTGGACGTCGAGCCGGAGCGTGTGGAGGCGGAGCACGTCGAGCCGACGGCTGTGGAGGCCGAGCCCGTCGTGCTGGCCGCTGTGGAGCCGGAGCCCGTGGTGGAGCCGGAGCCCGTCGCGCCGGAGCCGGTGGTCGAGGTCGTGGAGCTCGAGGAGCCCGTGTCGGCGACGGACGGACCGACGGGGTGGTCGTCGTTCGACGCCTGGCCCGTCGCGCCGGCGCAGGAGCAGCCGCGGGAGCCCGAGCCGGAGCCGGCCGCCGAGATCCCGTGGTGGCCCCTGACGACCGCCGAGCCGGCGACGGCGACCGCGCTGGACGCGCCGCTCACGGCCGCGTCCGTCGGTGCCGCGACCTCGGGCTCCGAGGCCGGCCACGTCTCGCTGGTCTCCGGGCGGCCGGACGTCCTCGAGACGGCCGCCGACGACCACGACGGGATGACGATCCTGTCGAGCGACCTGGCGCGGCTGCGCGACCGCCTCCCGGCCTGGTCCCAGGACGGCGCGTCCGGACCGTTCCCGACGCCCGAGCCCGCACCGACGGCCGCGCGTCTCGTGCTGTCCACGGGCCTCGTCGTGACGCTCGACCGCGCCGTGCTCCTGGGGCGCGCGCCGCAGGTGGCCCGGGTCACCAACCGCGAGCTGCCCCGGCTCGTCACGGTGCCGAGCCCCAACCAGGACATCTCGCGCACGCACGCCGAGGTGCGGCTCGAGGGTGAGCACGTCGTCGTGACCGACCTCGACTCCACCAACGGCGTGCACGTGTCGCGCCGGGGTGAGGGCGTGCGGCGGCTGCACCCCGGTGAGCCGAGCGTCGTCGGCACGGACGAGGTGGTGGACCTGGGTGACGGTGTGACGTTCACGGTGGAGCGCACCGCGTGA
- a CDS encoding AAA family ATPase — protein sequence MTPEQTTWFAETFDALVANVGQALLGKEETVRLVLTAMLADGHVLLEDAPGTGKTSLAKAISATVQGSHHRIQFTPDLLPSDVTGVTIYDQSTQRFEFHPGPIFASVVLADEINRASPKTQAALLEVMEEANVTVDGVTHPVGRPFMVIATQNPIEQAGTYRLPEAQLDRFLLKTSLGYPDRAAAVEILAGAKDRTAALRPRITTQAVGTMADLALTVHVDDVVLDYIARLLEATRDDPQTALGASVRGGLALVRCSKVRAAADGRDYVLPDDVKVLAQAVLAHRLMLDSEAEFAGVTATEVVGRVLEQVAPPALRQG from the coding sequence ATGACCCCCGAGCAGACCACCTGGTTCGCCGAGACGTTCGACGCCCTCGTGGCCAACGTGGGGCAGGCGCTCCTCGGCAAGGAGGAGACGGTCCGCCTCGTCCTGACGGCCATGCTGGCCGACGGGCACGTGCTGCTCGAGGACGCGCCGGGCACGGGCAAGACGTCGCTCGCCAAGGCGATCTCGGCGACGGTGCAGGGGTCGCACCACCGGATCCAGTTCACGCCGGACCTGCTGCCGTCCGACGTCACGGGCGTGACGATCTACGACCAGTCCACGCAGCGGTTCGAGTTCCACCCGGGACCGATCTTCGCGTCCGTCGTGCTCGCGGACGAGATCAACCGCGCCTCGCCCAAGACCCAGGCTGCGCTGCTGGAGGTCATGGAGGAGGCCAACGTGACCGTCGACGGCGTCACCCACCCGGTCGGGCGGCCGTTCATGGTGATCGCCACGCAGAACCCGATCGAGCAGGCGGGCACGTACCGGCTGCCCGAGGCGCAGCTCGACCGGTTCCTGCTCAAGACCTCGCTCGGCTACCCCGACCGCGCCGCGGCGGTCGAGATCCTGGCCGGCGCCAAGGACCGGACCGCTGCCCTGCGCCCGCGCATCACGACGCAGGCCGTGGGCACCATGGCCGACCTCGCCCTCACGGTGCACGTCGACGACGTCGTGCTCGACTACATCGCGCGGCTCCTCGAGGCGACCCGGGACGACCCGCAGACCGCGCTCGGCGCGAGCGTGCGCGGCGGCCTCGCCCTCGTGCGGTGCTCCAAGGTGCGCGCCGCGGCGGACGGGCGCGACTACGTCCTGCCCGACGACGTCAAGGTGCTCGCCCAGGCCGTCCTCGCGCACCGCCTCATGCTGGACTCCGAGGCGGAGTTCGCGGGCGTGACGGCCACGGAGGTGGTGGGCCGCGTCCTGGAGCAGGTCGCACCGCCCGCGCTGCGGCAGGGCTGA